One Drechmeria coniospora strain ARSEF 6962 chromosome 01, whole genome shotgun sequence genomic region harbors:
- a CDS encoding class 2 chitin synthase translates to MPRPNTPSRPPEYEYSVANYRDEYETPTGQRSAAVRLLTSYDDPADGTRAYGDAQTNTPTQTYGPSVCPSRRSPCCPTGEAEHDGVNKAQAQARARVKPPLVRLDLLPPRQRPVDDCKVAEVAAQTPIATAVEHAPGRHPSRRRPARELRATSSRSPNRMPKTPAVVMEEHKHSRSPAPPHSARSPRRSYQPSVTSSHSRSASVLDDAPNLPPPDSTYVPFASRGNASPSPHRPWTPSSVASDYARPPASNVAYEPSDLNGSPRPGTPSSRYGGSPRRPLPPAPLFSNSFSAAAARGSHVSADEATISIPLDADDDDVFAPGPEADPSEPRPLPVLRDSPLFASQETLNDESDAWDKAELYGPAPDGAQERRGVRAPLMSKKEVQLINGELVLECKIPTILYSFLPRRNEVEFTHMRYTAVTCDPDDFVDRGYKLRQSIGRTARETELFICITMYNEDEVGFTRTMHAVMKNIAHFCSRSRSRTWGENGWQKIVVCIISDGREKIHPRTLDALAAMGVYQHGIAKNYVNNRAVQAHVYEYTTQVSLDADLKFKGAEKGIVPCQMIFCLKEKNQRKLNSHRWFFNAFGKALNPNVCILLDVGTRPGGNSLYHLWKAFDTDSNVAGACGEIKAMKGRLGSNLLNPLVASQNFEYKMSNILDKPLESVFGYITVLPGALSAYRYHALQNDETGHGPLSQYFKGETLHGQHADVFTANMYLAEDRILCWELVAKRDERWVLKYVKGCTGETDVPDTVPEFISQRRRWLNGAFFAAVYSLFQFRQIMTTDHTIARKMLLIIEFVYQAIQLLFTYFSLANFYLTFYFVAGGLTDPDVDPFGHNIATVFFTVLRYTCVLLIATQFILSLGNRPQGARKLYLASMIIYSIIMCYTIFASIYIVVWQLTGKRAEEQRIEIGNNVFTNLIVSTASTIGLYFIMSFLYLEPWHMITSSLQYFLLLPSYICTLQVYAFCNTHDVTWGTKGDNVMKTDLGGAVGKGQTVELEMPSEQLDIDSGYDEALRNLRDRLAAPDQPVSEAQLQEDYYKSVRTYMVVSWMIANGILAMAVSEVYSNKGIGDNFYLRFILWSVASLAIFRALGSTAFAIINVVNIMVEGRMRMSIKMPQWMGGVGSKLSETVSSVGSSLKS, encoded by the exons atGCCTCGGCCAAACACGCCATCCCGGCCGcccgagtacgagtacagcGTGGCAAACTACAGGGACGAGTAcgagacgccgacgggccAGCGTTCTGCCGCCGTGCGGCTGCTGACCTCGTACGACGACCCTGCCGATGGCACGAGGGCCTATGGGGATGCCCAGACGAACACACCTACCCAGACGTACGG TCCCTCCGTCTGCCCcagccgtcgctcgccgtgcTGTCCGACAGGCGAGGCAGAGCACGACGGCGTGAAcaaggcacaggcacaggcacggGCACGGGTGAAGCCGcctctcgtccgcctcgaccTCCTTCCACCTCGGCAGAGACCCGTCGACGACTGCAAAGTTGCGGAAGTTGCGGCGCAGACGCCGATAGCGACGGCAGTCGAGCACGCTCCCGGCCGGCACCCTTCGAGACGCCGCCCTGCCAGAGAACTACGGGCGACCAGCTCTCGAAGCCCGAACCGAATGCCCAAAACCCCGGCCGTCGTGATGGAGGAGCACAAACACTCTCGCTCACCTGCGCCGCCGCATAGTGCCCGATCCCCGAGACGATCCTACCAGCCGAGCGTCACCTCGTCCCACTCGCGATCCgcctccgtcctcgacgatgcccccAACTTGCCGCCTCCCGACTCGACCTACGTGCCCTTCGCGAGCAGGGGAAACGCTTCGCCCTCACCCCACAGACCCTGGAccccctcgtccgtcgcctccgactacgcccgcccgcccgcttCCAACGTCGCCTACGAACCTTCCGACCTCAACGGCAGCCCAAGGCCGGGTACGCCCTCGTCTCGTTATGGTGGGAGCCCGCGTCGCCCGCTGCCTCCCGCGCCTCTCTTTTCCAactccttctccgccgccgccgcccgaggctCGCACGTctccgccgacgaagccaccatctccatccccctggacgccgacgacgacgacgttttCGCTCCCGGCCCCGAGGCGGACCCGAGCGAACCGCGACCCCTGCCCGTACTCCGCGACTCTCCCCTGTTTGCCTCGCAGGAGACGCTCAATGACGAGTCCGACGCGTGGGACAAGGCGGAGCTGTACGGCCCAGcccccgacggcgcccagGAGCGCCGCGGCGTGCGCGCCCCCCTCATGTCCAAGAAGGAGGTCCAGCTCATCAACGGCGAGCTCGTTCTCGAGTGCAAGATCCCCACCATCCTCTACAGCTTCCTGCCCCGCCGGAACGAGGTCGAGTTCACGCACATGAGGTACACGGCCGTCACCTGCGACCCGGACGACTTCGTCGACAGGGGCTACAAGCTTCGCCAGTCCATCGGCCGCACCGCGCGCGAGACGGAGCTCTTCATCTGCATCACCATGtacaacgaggacgaggtcggcttCACGAGGACCATGCACGCCGTCATGAAGAACATTGCCCACTTctgctcccgctcccgctcccgcaCCTGGGGCGAGAACGGCTGGCAGAAGATCGTCGTCTGCATCATCTCGGATGGCCGCGAGAAGATCCACCCCCGCACCCTcgacgccttggccgccatggGCGTCTACCAGCACGGCATCGCCAAGAATTACGTCAACAACCGCGCCGTCCAGGCCCACGTGTACGAGTACACGACCCAGGTCTctctcgacgccgacctgaAGTTCAAGGGCGCCGAGAAGGGCATCGTGCCTTGCCAGATGATCTTCTGCCTCAAGGAGAAGAACCAGCGCAAGCTGAACTCGCACCGCTGGTTCTTCAACGCCTTTGGCAAGGCCCTCAACCCCAACGTTTGCatcctgctcgacgtcggcacccGCCCGGGCGGAAACTCTCTCTATCACCTGTGGAAGGCCTTCGATACCGATTCCAACGTCGCCGGTGCCTGCGGAGAGATCAAGGCCATGAAGGGAAGGCTCGGCTCCAACCTGCTCAACCCTCTCGTGGCGTCCCAGAACTTCGAGTACAAGATGTCCAACATCCTCGACAAGCCCCTGGAATCCGTCTTCGGATACATCACCGTGCTGCCCGGCGCCCTCAGCGCGTACCGGTACCACGCCCTGCAGAacgacgagacgggccaTGGGCCTCTGAGCCAGTATTTCAAGGGCGAGACCCTCCACGGCCAGCATGCCGATGTCTTCACCGCCAACATGTACCTCGCCGAGGATCGCATTCTCTGCTGGGAGCTGGTGGCGAAGCGAGACGAGCGATGGGTGCTCAAATACGTCAAGGGCTGCACCGGCGAGACGGATGTTCCGG ATACCGTCCCCGAGTTCATCTCtcaacgccgacgatggctcaacggcgccttcttcgccgccgtctacTCCCTCTTTCAGTTCCGACAGATCATGACGACCGATCACACCATCGCGCGCAAGATGCTCCTCATCATCGAATTCGTCTACCAGGCCATACAACTTCTCTTCACATACTTTTCCCTCGCCAACTTCTACCTGACCTTCTACTTCGTTGCCGGTGGCTTGACAGATCCGGACGTCGACCCTTTCGGCCACAACATTGCCACTGTGTTCTTCACCGTTCTCAGGTACACCTGCGTGCTCCTCATCGCCACCCAGTTCATCCTGTCCCTGGGAAATCGACCGCAGGGGGCCCGGAAGCTCTATCTAGCGAGCATGATCATCTACAGCATCATCATGTGCTACACCATCTTTGCCTCCATCTACATTGTCGTCTGGCAGCTCACGGGAAAGCGAGCGGAAGAGCAGAGGATAGAGATTGGGAACAACGTCTTCACCAACCTCATCGTCTCCACAGCGTCCACCATCGGCTTGTACTTCATCATGTCCTTTCTCTACCTCGAACCCTGGCACATGATCACCTCCTCGCTGCAGTATTTCCTACTGCTGCCGAGCTACATCTGCACGCTGCAAGTCTACGCCTTCTGCAACACGCACGACGTCACCTGGGGCACCAAAGGCGACAACGTCATGAAGAcggacctcggcggcgccgtgggcAAGGGCCAAACAGTCGAGCTCGAGATGCCCAGCGAGCAACTTGACATTGACAGCGGGTACGACGAGGCCCTGCGAAACCTGCGAGATCGCCTCGCCGCACCCGATCAGCCGGTCAGCGAGGCGCAGCTGCAGGAGGATTACTACAAAAGTGTACGAACGTACATGGTGGTGTCTTGGATGATTGCCAATGGAAttctcgccatggccgtctccGAAGTGTACAGCAACAAAGGCATCGGCGACAACTTCTACTTGCGATTCATCCTCTGGAGCGTCGCCTCACTGGCCATATTCCGTGCCCTGGGCTCAACAGCATTTGCCATCATCAACGTCGTCAACATCATGGTGGAAGGAAGGATGCGCATGAGCATCAAGATGCCACAATGGatgggcggcgtcggcagcaaGCTGAGCGAGACGGTTAGCAGCGTGGGCAGCAGTCTGAAGAGTTGA
- a CDS encoding sulfite reductase beta subunit, whose protein sequence is MDFIFGQSNSSLGDTTMATSSSHLIRTPEEAVARVAYLSSDVVVSVQPSLAVDSAFSPHLKRLAAQKLPSLVAATPDAVAHVESVRHNADPLLSVYAPIRSGKLVSVTTTSSILLPAISHLYKLASYPVVLHVSLSPRGHAHYSDITSIRNSGWTFLQSQDMQEAQDMAITAHALAVRTGRGVIHFLAFEARADAEPIVAEDARLVRDVLDIESVRRFQSGAISSIGLYTDDGHVAVSSDHPEPTPGKGFPSQPADGPDAAKSRSAGTSVKSSEASVSSTPVAPSSVATTVEAAPVQVTSKDIHTCAARIWAHMKTALGRQYDAFQYTGPTTAESCLFIFGSATSSFAEAVDRAGPDDIFAGVGFLTPRLYRPWIGSKLTDVIPKSVKRVAVLEEIHRATTKWGPILIDVLSSIHRGPGGVQVIVGYQLGYLGPETTGQALRGIMQNLTAEKPVQNLEVGIRDAPPLPSAGYALETPQLETAYSKILHQLFGPRAYVANTLDSQGAGVPSKLSASPEFGFGSLLARKELRSRFVNEVKDAVSGGSFATDEPKSWLARWVMNADKRTEADDIADNVISRLEADGSQAARTLLARRALFRRESLWLLGSDAWAYDLGNSGVHHVLASGENVNMLIIDSTPYSEKAAADSGRRKKDIGLYGMNFGNVYVASTAVYSSYTQVLQAMLEADKFDGPSVVLAYLPYFGETDSPLTVLQETKKAVDVGYWPLYRWNPVNESKGEPNFALDSGLIKQELKAFLARDNQLTQLMNREPTFAASLAQDFGTEVRARQKRKAKDAYQELLDGLLGAPLTILFASDNGNATSLAKRLGNRGRARGLKTAVMAMEDYPVEDLPTEENIVFVTSTAGQGEFPQNGLSFWDAIKDNADVDLATVNYSIFGLGDSHYWPRKEDKLFYNKPAKDLDRVLGTLGGKRFADVGLGDDQDPDGYQTGYQEWEPKIWQALGVDNVDGLPEEPPPITNEDIKLASNYLRGTIVEGLNDASTGAISASDQQLTKFHGTYMQDDRDVRDERKAQGLEPAYSFMIRCRLPGGIATPEQWVQMDDISTALGNETMKLTTRQTFQFHGVVKGKLKPAMQAINRALLTTIAACGDVNRNVMCSSLPALSKYHRQVYACSQKISDHLLPSTSAYHEIWLTDDDNKKVQVAGEAVQDYEPLYGPTYLPRKFKITIAIPPHNDTDVYAHDIGLIAIKGKDGNLEGFNVLAGGGMGATHNNKKTYPQTGRMLGFCQTDDVHTVCEKIMLVQRDNGDRKNRKHARLKYTIDDMGVDVFRNKVEELWGRPFAKELPFEFVSNVDTFGWQKDETGLNHFTFFIENGRVEDTPEFRMKTGLREIAKVHKGEFRLTGNQHLILSNVKDEDLPAMKDLMRKYKLDNIRFSGLRLSSSACVAFPTCGLAMAESERYLPVLISKLESCLEENGLRQDSIVMRMTGCPNGCARPWLAEVAFVGKAFGAYNMYLGGGYHGQRLNKLYRSSIKEEEILDIMKPLLKKYALERQLGENFGDFCIRAGVIKETTDGQNFHDDVAEENSDGEQ, encoded by the exons ATGGATTTTATCTTCGGCCAGAGCAACTCCTCGCTTGGAGACACCACCATGGCCACTTCATCCTCTCACCTGATCCGCACGCCCGAGGAGGCCG TGGCCCGGGTTGCCTACCTCTCGAGCGATGTCGTCGTTTCTGTCCAGCCGTCACTGGCGGTCGACTCGGCCTTCTCGCCGCATCTGAAGCGACTCGCTGCCCAGAAGCTCCCCAGCTTGGTCGCCGCGACGCCGGATGCTGTTGCCCAT GTCGAATCCGTGCGGCACAATGCAGATCCGTTGCTCTCCGTCTACGCCCCCATCCGCTCGGGCAAGCTGGTTTCCGTCACCACGACGTCGTCCATTCTCCTGCCCGCCATCTCTCACCTCTACAAGCTCGCCAGCTATCCCGTCGTCCTGCACGTCTCTCTTTCCCCGCGCGGTCATGCGCACTATTCGGACATTACCTCGATTCGCAACTCCGGTTGGACTTTCCTGCAGTCCCAGGACATGCAAGAAGCCCAGGACATGGCCATCACGGCTCACGCCTTGGCCGTGCGCACGGGGCGGGGCGTCATCCACTTCCTCGCCTTCGAAGCtcgcgccgatgccgagcccatcgtcgccgaagaCGCTCGCCTGGTTCGGGACGTGCTGGATATCGAGAGCGTCAGAAGGTTCCAGTCCGGCGCCATCTCCTCCATCGGCCTCTACACGGACGACGGTCATGTTGCCGTTTCCTCGGACCACCCCGAGCCGACACCCGGCAAAGGCTTCCCCTCCCAGCCGGCAGATGGCCCTGACGCTGCGAAGTCAAGATCGGCAGGCACGTCGGTCAAGTCGAGCGAGGCTAGTGTGTCCTCTACCCCCGTCGCCCCGTCGTCCGTTGCCACGACGGTGGAGGCTGCGCCGGTCCAGGTCACCTCCAAGGATATCCACACGTGCGCCGCTCGAATCTGGGCTCATATGAAGACGGCATTGGGAAGGCAGTACGATGCCTTTCAGTACACGGGACCCACGACTGCCGAGAGCTGCCTCTTCATCTTCGGCTCCGCCACGAGCTCCTTCGCCGAGGCTGTTGACCGGGCAGGGCCGGATGACATATTTGCCGGGGTTGGCTTCCTCACGCCGCGCCTTTATCGACCTTGGATTGGTTCCAAGCTTACCGACGTCATCCCCAAGTCGGTCAAGAGAGTGGCCGTGCTCGAGGAAATTCACCGCGCCACGACAAAATGGGGCCCCATCCTCATCGATGTCCTGTCATCGATCCATCGTGGACCCGGTGGCGTTCAAGTCATTGTCGGCTACCAGCTGGGCTACCTCGGGCCCGAGACGACGGGCCAGGCCCTCCGCGGGATCATGCAGAATCTCACGGCGGAGAAACCGGTCCAGAacctcgaggtcggcatcAGGGACGCGCCGCCACTGCCGTCTGCCGGGTACGCCTTGGAGACTCCGCAGCTGGAGACGGCCTACTCCAAAATTCTACATCAGCTGTTCGGGCCTAGGGCCTACGTCGCCAACACCCTAGACTCGCAGGGTGCCGGTGTCCCTTCCAAGCTCTCGGCGAGCCCCGAATTTGGCTTCGGCTCGCTTCTGGCACGCAAGGAACTTCGCTCTCGATTCGTGAACGAGGTGAAGGATGCCGTGAGCGGCGGCTCCTTTGCGACGGATGAACCCAAGAGCTGGCTCGCACGATGGGTCATGAACGCTGACAAGCGtaccgaggccgacgacatcgCCGATAACGTCATATCTCGCCTGGAAGCGGACGGTTCGCAGGCGGCCCGGACGCTACTCGCCCGACGCGCCCTGTTCCGCAGGGAGTCGCTCTGGCTCTTGGGTTCCGATGCCTGGGCATACGATCTCGGAAATTCGGGCGTGCACCACGTGCTCGCCTCTGGTGAAAACGTCAACATGCTCATCATCGACTCGACGCCCTACTCGGagaaggccgccgccgattcCGGCCGCAGAAAGAAAGACATTGGGCTGTACGGCATGAACTTTGGCAACGTGTACGTCGCTTCCACGGCCGTGTACAGCTCCTACACGCAGGTCCTGCAGGCGATGCTGGAGGCCGACAAGTTTGATGGACCTTCTGTCGTCTTGGCCTACCTGCCCTACTTTGGCGAAACGGACTCGCCTCTCACCGTCCTTCAGGAGACCAAGAaagccgtcgacgttggctACTGGCCCCTCTATCGCTGGAACCCCGTCAACGAATCAAAGGGGGAGCCAAATTTTGCCTTGGACTCGGGCCTGATCAAGCAGGAGCTCAAGGCCTTTCTGGCGAGGGACAACCAGCTGACCCAGCTGATGAACAGAGAACCCACATTTGCCGCCAGCTTGGCGCAGGACTTTGGTACGGAAGTGCGCGCCCGCCAGAAGAGAAAGGCCAAGGACGCGTACCaagagctcctcgacggccttctGGGTGCTCCTCTGACTATCCTCTTCGCCTCGGACAACGGGAACGCAACCTCGCTGGCAAAGCGGCTTGGCAACCGGGGCAGGGCTCGCGGCTTGAAGaccgccgtcatggccatggaGGATTATCCCGTGGAGGATCTGCCCACCGAGGAGAACATAGTTTTCgtcacgtcgacggccggccagggCGAGTTCCCGCAGAATGGCTTGTCGTTCTGGGACGCCATCAAGGACAATGCAGATGTCGACCTGGCCACCGTGAACTACTCCATCTTTGGCTTGGGCGACAGTCACTATTGGCCTCGCAAGGAGGACAAGTTGTTCTACAACAAGCCCGCCAAGGACCTGGACCGAGTTCTCGGCACGCTCGGCGGCAAGCGattcgccgacgtcggcctcggcgacgaccaagATCCCGACGGCTACCAGACCGGCTACCAGGAGTGGGAGCCGAAGATCTGGCAGgctctcggcgtcgacaacgTGGACGGGTTGCCGGAGGAGCCGCCACCCATCACCAACGAAGATATCAAGCTTGCGTCGAACTACTTGCGAGGCACCATTGTGGAAGGGTTGAACGACGCTTCCACCGGAGCAATCTCCGCGTCCGACCAGCAGCTGACAAAGTTTCACGGCACCTACATGCAGGACGATCGCGATGTACGAGATGAAAGGAAAGCGCAGGGGCTGGAACCGGCGTATTCCTTTATGATTCGGTGCAGGCTgcccggcggcatcgccacgCCCGAGCAATGGGTTCAGATGGATGACATCAGCACGGCCTTGGGCAACGAGACCATGAAGCTCACGACAAGGCAAACTTTCCAGTTCCACGGCGTCGTGAAGGGCAAGCTGAAGCCCGCCATGCAGGCCATCAACCGGGCACTGCTGACAACCATCGCTGCTTGCGGCGACGTGAACCGCAACGTCATGTGCAGCTCCTTGCCGGCACTGTCCAAGTACCACCGGCAAGTCTATGCTTGCTCGCAGAAGATCAGCGATCACCTGCTGCCGTCCACGAGTGCCTACCATGAAATCTGGCTCACGGATGACGATAACAAGAAGGTGCAGGTCGCCGGCGAAGCCGTGCAAGACTACGAGCCCCTGTACGGCCCCACGTACCTCCCTCGCAAGTTCAAGATCACCATCGCGATCCCGCCGCACAACGACACCGACGTCTACGCCCACGACATCGGGCTCATTGCCATCAAGGGAAAGGACGGGAACCTGGAAGGCTTCAACGTGCTTGCCGGCGGGGGCATGGGTGCCACGCATAACAACAAGAAGACTTACCCCCAGACTGGCCGGATGCTGGGCTTCTGCCAAACGGACGACGTCCACACTGTGTGCGAGAAGATCATGCTCGTGCAACGAGACAATGGAGATCGCAAAAACCGCAAGCACGCCCGCCTCAAATACACGATTGACGACATGGGCGTCGATGTGTTCCGGAAcaaggtcgaggagctcTGGGGGCGGCCGTTCGCCAAGGAGCTGCCCTTCGAGTTCGTGAGCAACGTCGACACCTTTGGCTGGCAGAAAGATGAGACCGGACTGAACCATTTTACCTTCTTCATCGAGAATGGGCGCGTGGAAGACACGCCCGAGTTTCGGATGAAGACGGGCCTTCGGGAGATTGCCAAGGTGCACAAGGGCGAGTTCCGCCTCACCGGCAATCAACACTTGATACTCAGCAACGTCAAGGATGAGGACTTGCCTGCCATGAAGGACCTTATGCGGAAGTATAAGCTCGACAACATTCGCTTCTCTGGCCTCCGGCTCAGCTCCTCCGCTTGTGTCGCTTTCCCCACCTGCGgcttggcgatggcggagTCTGAGCGatacctaccagtactcATCTCGAAGCTGGAGTCCTGCCTGGAAGAGAATGGTCTTCGTCAGGATTCCATCGTCATGCGCATGACCGGTTGTCCCAACGGCTGTGCCCGACCTTGGCTGGCCGAGGTGGCATTCGTTGGCAAGGCTTTCGGCGCGTACAACATGTACCTCGGGGGCGGATACCATGGCCAACGGCTGAATAAGCTCTATCGGTCGAGcatcaaggaggaggagattcTTGACATAATGAAGCCGCTGCTGAAGAAGTACGCGTTGGAGAGGCAACTGGGCGAGAATTTTGGTGACTTTTGCATCCGTGCAGGCGTCATCAAAGAGACAACGGATGGCCAGAATTTCCACGATGAT GTCGCGGAAGAGAACTCGGACGGGGAGCAATAA
- a CDS encoding P60-like protein, with protein sequence MPLIQNAPSGAGEAPQQHRQPSRKGKKAWRKNVDVTEVQRGLEELNDELIRGYVFSVPHFHVQWFINDVRSGVIKEKPSSELFSIDLAGDSKAAKSLVKRSKKQLKVDEIIAQRSSVPAVSMRKRPGDKTTDGIIPSKRQRLGWVPHKELTRLRKVADGRQELTVVGSNATFDIWDAPGEPQVQQATDFLPEKIEPKVPKSMKQQPISLTASGKQVLAVPTPAGGYSYNPAFTDYEERLADESAKAVAAEQKRLDNEDLERQKKESAARSAAEAEAAEERANMSEWEEDSEWEGVQSGMEDKPSSKQHKRKTQAQRNRIKRRKDDERLAKHKAAMKERRVQEQRIKELAQEVEDNEQARALLEQSKLDATHSLSDELLRRRQLGKFKLPEKDLELVLPDELQESLRLLKPEGNLLKDRYRSMLVRGKVESRRHIPFKRQARKKLTEKWTHKDFVL encoded by the coding sequence ATGCCGTTGATACAAAACGCCCCGTCGGGGGCGGGGGAAGCACCGCAACAGCACCGCCAGCCGTCGAGAAAGGGAAAGAAGGCGTGGAGGAAGAATGTCGATGTCACGGAGGTCCAACGGGGTTTGGAGGAGCTCAATGACGAACTCATCCGAGGGTACGTCTTTTCTGTACCGCATTTTCACGTACAATGGTTTATTAACGACGTCCGCAGCGGTGTGATCAAGGAGAAGCCATCATCCGAGCTTTTCTCAATCGACTTGGCCGGCGACTCGAAGGCTGCCAAGAGTCTTGTCAAGCGCTCCAAAAAACAGCTCAAAGTCGATGAAATCATTGCCCAACGCTCCTCTGTTCCTGCGGTGTCGATGCGGAAGCGACCGGGCGACAAGACCACCGACGGCATCATCCCGTCGAAGCGGCAGCGACTTGGCTGGGTCCCTCACAAGGAATTGACCCGTCTGCGAAAGGTGGCCGACGGAAGGCAGGAATTGACTGTCGTGGGCTCGAATGCCACGTTTGACATCTGGGATGCACCTGGCGAGCCACAGGTTCAGCAGGCGACCGACTTCCTCCCGGAGAAAATTGAGCCCAAAGTACCAAAGTCGATGAAACAACAGCCAATCTCCTTGACGGCCAGCGGGAAACAAGTTCTTGCGGTGCCAACCCCGGCTGGAGGGTACAGCTACAACCCTGCATTCACAGACTACGAGGAGAGACTTGCCGACGAAAGTGCGAAGGCGGTCGCCGCTGAGCAGAAGCGACTTGACAATGAAGACCTGGAGAGACAGAAAAAGGAATCCGCCGCTCGGTctgctgccgaggccgaggcggccgaggagcgtgCCAACATGTCAGAGTGGGAGGAAGACTCCGAGTGGGAAGGGGTCCAGAGTGGCATGGAGGACAAGCCAAGCAGCAAGCAGCACAAGCGGAAAACACAAGCGCAGCGGAATCGCATCAAGCGCAGAAAGGATGACGAACGCTTGGCCAAGCACAAGGCCGCCATGAAGGAACGACGAGTTCAAGAGCAGCGAATCAAGGAGCTCGCTCAAGAAGTGGAAGACAACGAGCAGGCGAGGGCTCTCCTGGAACAATCCAAACTGGACGCTACCCACTCGTTGTCGGATGAATTATTGCGGAGGAGGCAGCTCGGCAAGTTCAAACTTCCCGAAAAGGACCTGGAGCTGGTTCTGCCGGATGAGCTGCAAGAATCACTCCGTCTGCTGAAGCCCGAGGGCAACCTGCTCAAGGATCGGTATCGCAGCATGCTCGTCAGGGGCAAGGTGGAGAGCAGGCGGCACATTCCTTTCAAGAGGCAAGCGCGGAAAAAGCTTACGGAGAAGTGGACGCACAAGGACTTTGTCTTATAA